The genomic DNA CACTGCGGTAGCGATTGTATGAAAGACTCCTCTCTTAAAGACATGCCCAGGGAGGATTTCTTTAAAGCACTGGACGACATAAGCCCTGTAGTTACACCCCATAAAACAATGATTGTTTTAACAGGAGGAGAACCTATTTTAAGGAAAGATATCTCCGAGATTGGGACAGAACTATATAACAGGGGCTTTCCCTGGGGCTTAGTTTCCAATGGCATGGGCATGCAAAAGCCCATGATTGAGAAACTGCTTCGATCAGGAATCCGGGCAATGACCATCAGTCTGGATGGCCTGGAAGAATCACATAACTGGCTTCGTGGCAATCAAAAAAGTTTTAAGCATGCCATTAATGCCCTAAGCCTTTTAAGGAATACAGAAGGCCTGCGATACGATGTGGTGACCTGTGCTCATCAGAAAAATATCAATGAACTGCCTGAACTTTATGATTTATTGGTAAACCTGGGCTTAAAGGAGTGGAGGATCTTCACGGTATTTCCAATTGGCAGGGCAAAACAACAAAAAGAGCTTCAATTGGACCCAGGGGAGTTTAAGGGCCTGTTTGATTTCATAGAAAAAGTCCGGAAAGACGGAAAAATAAAGCTCAACTACGGTTGCGAGGGCTTTTTAGGTAATTATGAAGGCCGGGTGAGAGATAATTTCTTTTTCTGCCGGGCAGGTATTAATGTGGCTTCGATCCTGGCAGATGGTTCCATTTCTGCATGTCCGAATCTGCGGGATAATTTCATTCAGGGTAATATTTACAAAGATAGTTTCAGAGAGGTCTGGCTTAACAAATATTCGATATACAGAGATAGAAGCTGGACCAGGACAGGAGTTTGCGGGGATTGTGAGTTCTTTGCTTACTGTGAAGGAAATGGGATGCATTTGAGAGATGAAAAATCCGGTGAATTGTTATTTTGCCATTTAGAAAGAATGGAGCAAGGAGAACGGTCCTGAGTTTAAATTGCTGCAGATTCACTTCAGACGGTTGTCGGTTCACCTAAGATCCCTGTAAACGGGCCTCGCTTATTTGAGCATCACCATCAGGGTGCCTGTGATGTAGGCCGCCACCCACCAGATGTAGGCAATGCGGGAATAGAGATGCACCGGCCTGCTAACCTGTTCTTCGGGGCCCTTCTTCATGCGGAATCTCCAGAGCAGAACCGCATCGATAACCATAGCGGTCAGGGAGGAGTATCCCAGGATGCC from Bacteroidales bacterium includes the following:
- a CDS encoding TIGR04133 family radical SAM/SPASM protein — translated: MSVRNIPFKKKLALKLHKRYRANEIKIHELSYIFWECTLRCNLNCIHCGSDCMKDSSLKDMPREDFFKALDDISPVVTPHKTMIVLTGGEPILRKDISEIGTELYNRGFPWGLVSNGMGMQKPMIEKLLRSGIRAMTISLDGLEESHNWLRGNQKSFKHAINALSLLRNTEGLRYDVVTCAHQKNINELPELYDLLVNLGLKEWRIFTVFPIGRAKQQKELQLDPGEFKGLFDFIEKVRKDGKIKLNYGCEGFLGNYEGRVRDNFFFCRAGINVASILADGSISACPNLRDNFIQGNIYKDSFREVWLNKYSIYRDRSWTRTGVCGDCEFFAYCEGNGMHLRDEKSGELLFCHLERMEQGERS